Within the Rhizobium favelukesii genome, the region CACCGGTCAGCCGGTCGTTATCGATGGGGTGGTCATGGATATGCTTCTCGACGAGGAGGCCGAGGAACTGGTCGAGCGGCTGAACCGTAATGAGAATGAATATGGACCCTTTAAGCGGCCCTAATGTCCACCCTATGGAAGGAGGCTCGCCTCTGTCGGTCGCGCTAGATGCCTCTCCGATTTGGACGATAATCTGTTCCAAACAGAGGGAAAATATAGCGCGCACGCGGCTAAACTGTAAGCGCGATTTTCGATGCGTATTGACGCCTGTTCCACACCGAACGGCGGATAGCATCGGTCGCGGTATCCGGCTCTATTCGGTCGTGGAGGTCTTGGAGAAGTTGAACGGGAGCAGGTCGCCGATGTCGGCATTCTCTTCGCGCTGTGGCAACTCGGTGAGTACGTGGCGCAGCCAGATCAGAGGGTCGACGCCACAGGCGCGGCATGTCAGCATCAGACTGTAAATCACAGCACTGGCCTTGGCTCCGTCAGCAGTGTCGCTGAACAGCCACGATTTTCTTCCGGTCGCAAAAACCCTGATGTCGCGTTCCAGGATGTTGTTATCGATCGGCATCCTGCCGTCGCTGGTGTAGCGCGTCAGATAATCCCATTGGTTCAGGGTGTAGGACACAGCATCGCCGAGCTTGGTATCCGGCACGACCTTCGGCGCGATGTTATCGAGCCACGTCTTGAGGGCGTTCAGGACAGGCAAACTGTGCTGTTGCCGGAAGCGGCGAATGCAGGCGGCCTGCGTTTCACCGGCGTCGGGCTTTATCTCTCGCGCCTGCCTCTCGATCCGGTAGAGCTGCTCGAAGAACCTGAGCGCTTGCTCCGGCGGGCCGCCGCCATTCTTTCTTGCCTTGAGGGCTTCGACGAAGCGCCGCCTGGAGTGAGCCATGCATCCGACATGGGTTGCGCCATGCAATGTGCGCCAGGCTGTGTAGCCATCGCTCACCAATATGCCGCGGTAGTCACCAAGGAAGGTCTGCGGGTGGATCTGGCCGCGCCCGGGCTGATAATCGAGCAGTACGATTGGCTGGTCACTGTCCTCGCCGCTGCGATAGGCCCACATGTACGATGTGCTGGTGGCCTCCTTGTCCTTTTCCTTGAGGACTTGAACCGTCGTCTCATCGCCATGAATGAGAGGCTGCGATCGCAACCGCAGTTTCAGCGCATCATAGATGCGGTGCAGATGCTTCTCGCTTGAGCCGATGACCCAGTGAGCGAGAGCGCCGCGGCTGATCGGAACACCAGCACGCTCGAATGTCTGAGCCACGCGGTAAAGCGGTGTGCCGTCGACGTATTTGTGGACGAGCGCGAAGGCTAACGTCGAGGCGGTAGCGATGCTGCCCGGCAGGGGCTGCGTCGGCATCGGTGCGATCACGACGGGTGTGTTGATCCCGGTGCGGTCGCAATGGCGGCAAGCGTACTTGAACCGCACATTCTGTAGGACCTTTGCCTTGACCTCGATATGGAGCTGCTCGGTAACAGCCTCGCCCATGCGATGCATCTGACCCTGGCAGCAGGGACAAGACTTCTGATCGTCGGGGAGGTCATATTCGACGCGCTCGCGTGGCAGGTCTTCTGGCAGAGGTCTGCGTCCACGCTTCTTTCCCGTTTGACCTTCTACCGCTGGCAGGCCGGTGTCCGGAAGCTCGACAACATCGCCTGCTTCGCTGCCATCCTCGACCGCAGCCTCTTCGGCCTCGTTGAAGAGACGATCAATGTGCTTTTCACTGCGGGGGGCAAAGCGATGGAGTTTTGCCAGTGCAAGCTCTTCTTCCAGCTTGACGACCCGCTGCGAGAGCGCTTCCTTCTCGGCTTTGAGCGCAGCGATTTCGGCAGCATTGGCTGCCAATTGCGCCATCAGTTCTGCAATGCTCGGTTCGCCGGTGCGAGTCATCAGATTCTTGAATCTGAACCGCCCAGCCGCGTCAACTGCTCAATTCGACATCCGTCAGCCGGCAATCTGATATTGCCGCACCGGATGGCGCACCATTGCGTCGATATCGATGCCATCGAGGATCCAGTGAAGCTGTTCTGTCGTCAGCATGACCACCGGCACCTCGCAACGGGGCCATCTGAACCTGTCCTCGGTCAACCGCTTCAGGACCATCACAAAACCGGAACGATCAAAAAACAGCAGCTTCATTCGGTCACGCCGGCGATTGCAGAAGGCAAAAACCGCAGGCGCAAACGGATCCAGCGCCATCGTCTCCTGGACCAGGACCGCCAGGCTGTTGATGCCCGCGCGGAAGTCGATCGGTTCGCGATGCAGGTAAACCTTGAGATCACCGCCCAGTCTGAACATGACCCAGCGCTCCTATGATTGCTTCCAGCACTTCCACACCGGCGCACTCGACGGTCAGGCTGACCCCGTTCGGCAGGAGTGCGCTCACCTTGGATGCGGGAAGGCACTGGCTCAATGGCTTGGTCTTCTTCAGATCGCCAGCAGAACCCGAGTGCATATCCGGAGCAATCTGAACCGGAACGAACGCCGAGGCCAAAGGCAATTGACGCTCCGCTCTGGACTTCTTCATCCACTTCCGGACGAGATTCGCATTGACGCCGTGCTCCAGCGCCAGCCGCGAGACCGAAACGCCGGGTTCTAAGCACGCCGCGACAAGCTGATCTCTCGACGCAGGGTCATATCGACGGCGGCCGTCGCGACCAACAAGCCGTACCTGCAGTTTAGGAGCATCTTCATCCATGATTTGGTGTCCACCTATTTTTTGGTGGACGCTTCATGCCTCACAGCACTCCGCTACAGAAGGCGCACAGAAATTAGCGCTTACGCTAAACTCATATTGCCCTAAAGGGCAATGACAAGCGTTTAGAAAACGGCTTCACAACTGATACCCGCCAAACCACAGAATGCCCTATTGTTCTGGACCAAGTGTTGTCACCGTGCACTTGCGCCAACATTAGGACTATCTCATCATGCTTGCAACATGCGACCTTGGGGGGCTCCTGCATGGCTCCGCTGGAGTGTTGAACCGACTTGCAGGTAGGAGCAATGACTGTGTCAGAAAATTCTCTCAAACTCCTGAGTTATATCGTCCTTCTGACATCAATAGCTACATCTGCGCACGCCCAGTCCAGTGAGGAGCTAGCGAAAAAGCTCTCGAACCCGATTGCCTCTCTGATCAGCGTGCCATTCCAGTTCAACTATGACCAAGGGTACGGCCCCCAAGATGGCGATCACGCTACGCTGAATATTCAGCCGGTGATTCCGTTTTCACTCAATGAAGACTGGAACCTCATATCCCGAACAATCCTGCCTGTGACCTGGCAGGACGACATCGCTGGCCCGTCAGGCGAGCAGTTCGGGCTTGGGGACACGCTGCAGAGTTTCTTCCTGTCGCCTGCCAAGCCAACTGAAAGTGGAATCATCTGGGGCGTCGGCCCTGCATTCCTTCTGCCCACCGGCACCGACGAACTCCTCGGAACAGGAAAGTGGGGCGCAGGTCCAACTGGCGTTGCTCTAAAGCAGGAAGGTCCCTGGACATTCGGCATACTGGCAAACCATATTTGGTCGTTTGCCGGACAGAGCGACCGTGCTGACGTCAGTTCGACGTATCTACAGCCTTTCATTTCTTATACGACGCCTGAAGCCTGGACGTTTTCATTGAACACCGAGAGTACATACGACTGGGAAGCCAAGGACTGGTCGGTCCCGATCAACTTCCAGGTCTCAAAGATTGTAAAGTTCGGCGAACAGCCCGTAAGCTTTGGCATAGGTGCGCGTTACTGGGCGCAATCACCGGAAAACGGACCGGACGGCTGGGGAGTTCGGGCGGTCGTCACCTTCTTGTTCCCGAAATAGAGCGACCGCGACGGCTGCAGCGTTTGTCTGACTAGCCTTCACCGGAAAGTTCCTCGCGCAATCAGCCATGTGCACCACACCGAGAACAGAAATGCAACGGCAACAGCCCACACGGGATGTTCAAGTGCGGCCATCCAGAAATCGAGACCTGTCCCGCATACTGCTTCCAAGGCGGCCAGCAAATGTCGACCCCCCAATATCCCACCATCTC harbors:
- the tnpC gene encoding IS66 family transposase — translated: MTRTGEPSIAELMAQLAANAAEIAALKAEKEALSQRVVKLEEELALAKLHRFAPRSEKHIDRLFNEAEEAAVEDGSEAGDVVELPDTGLPAVEGQTGKKRGRRPLPEDLPRERVEYDLPDDQKSCPCCQGQMHRMGEAVTEQLHIEVKAKVLQNVRFKYACRHCDRTGINTPVVIAPMPTQPLPGSIATASTLAFALVHKYVDGTPLYRVAQTFERAGVPISRGALAHWVIGSSEKHLHRIYDALKLRLRSQPLIHGDETTVQVLKEKDKEATSTSYMWAYRSGEDSDQPIVLLDYQPGRGQIHPQTFLGDYRGILVSDGYTAWRTLHGATHVGCMAHSRRRFVEALKARKNGGGPPEQALRFFEQLYRIERQAREIKPDAGETQAACIRRFRQQHSLPVLNALKTWLDNIAPKVVPDTKLGDAVSYTLNQWDYLTRYTSDGRMPIDNNILERDIRVFATGRKSWLFSDTADGAKASAVIYSLMLTCRACGVDPLIWLRHVLTELPQREENADIGDLLPFNFSKTSTTE
- the tnpB gene encoding IS66 family insertion sequence element accessory protein TnpB (TnpB, as the term is used for proteins encoded by IS66 family insertion elements, is considered an accessory protein, since TnpC, encoded by a neighboring gene, is a DDE family transposase.); this encodes MFRLGGDLKVYLHREPIDFRAGINSLAVLVQETMALDPFAPAVFAFCNRRRDRMKLLFFDRSGFVMVLKRLTEDRFRWPRCEVPVVMLTTEQLHWILDGIDIDAMVRHPVRQYQIAG
- the tnpA gene encoding IS66-like element accessory protein TnpA, which produces MDEDAPKLQVRLVGRDGRRRYDPASRDQLVAACLEPGVSVSRLALEHGVNANLVRKWMKKSRAERQLPLASAFVPVQIAPDMHSGSAGDLKKTKPLSQCLPASKVSALLPNGVSLTVECAGVEVLEAIIGALGHVQTGR